CGGAGCACGATTGCTGGGGGCTTGTGGAGCACGACGGGTGCGGGCTTCACCACCAATGGAGGATGATTCACCAGCACCTTGGTGGGCGGACGCTTCACAATGATGGGCGCGGGACGATGGATCAGAATCTCGCCCTTGTTCTGGGGATAGGTGATGGATGAGGTCAGGGTGTTGCCCTTGGTGTTCACCGGCTTGTAGGGGATGTTCTGGTCGGAGCCATAGCTGCTCTGTCCAGAGGAGGCATAGCCGCTCTGTCCGGCCTGGGCCACGCCCGAGGCGTCGGAACCCTCACCAGCACCAGATCCGCCATTGCTTATGGTGTACTCGCCGCCACTGCTGCCGGCACCGCCAGCAGATGCTCCGGCCGATCCATCGGCGCCTCCATCATTGCCACCTGGACCGCCCCCGGCCCCGGGACCGCCGTAGCCCTGTTGCGCACCATAGCCATTGGCACTGGCGCATGCCTGCAAAAAGAAGAGCGAAACGGAGACGATTGTAGATCATGTAGACGATCCACATCTCTGTGGAGGAGCATCTCTTGTGGTACGTACGATCAGGCAGGCGGCCAGAGCCCAAATGTAGCTCTGTCTTGTCATCTTTTTCTCCAGTTGCAGTTCCCAGTTGGCGCTCCGATGGTGGTGCTCCCAATTGGATTGTCTGATGTCTTCTGCTGCCCTGCCTCACTCGGAGATTTCTTTAAATATGCTCTGGCTGGACAGTACGTGACATTTGGCCAGCGCCAATCCCGGTTCGAGAGCTGGCGGCCCCCCAAGCTTGTTCCGCTCAAAAACTTCGTCATGTTCTTGTTATGGTTCTtctggttgttgttgctgccgggGTTTTGGCCCACGCGATGCGAACGAAACATGGCCAAATGCTGATAGATCGCACGCATCGCACATCGCGCATCGCACCCATATCACGGCTTCTTACGtagaaaccaaaaacaaacagCACCAACAATCGACACTTTTGAATCTCTCAGAGCTGCATATCGAGGTCCGAACGTCTG
The Drosophila miranda strain MSH22 chromosome XL, D.miranda_PacBio2.1, whole genome shotgun sequence genome window above contains:
- the LOC108165161 gene encoding chorion protein S38, which produces MTRQSYIWALAACLIACASANGYGAQQGYGGPGAGGGPGGNDGGADGSAGASAGGAGSSGGEYTISNGGSGAGEGSDASGVAQAGQSGYASSGQSSYGSDQNIPYKPVNTKGNTLTSSITYPQNKGEILIHRPAPIIVKRPPTKVLVNHPPLVVKPAPVVLHKPPAIVLRKVYVKHHPRRVKVEPVFVNVVKPPAEKYFVNENKQGYGQGSHGGSQGSHHGHGHGGHGAHGHGAGSHGSGHGGGHQHGSGQALPAYASGADSAAASAGYQLLQGGNQGLSALASIAGDRESHYGGGHDHGHGHSHQHYGGAGPAGPGAYSAPSY